GAGGAACTTCATCCTCGCCCGGTTGCGCAGCCGGCGGTAGCCGTGGTCGCGGAAGATCGAGGTGACGCCCTCCCAGACGGCGGGGACCTCCTGCACCGGGACCCACACACCCAGCCGTTGGGCGAAGATCGGCTGGACCGACAGCCCACCGCCGACCCAGACGTCGAATCCCGGCCCGTGCTCGGGGTGGTGGACGCCCACGAAGGAGACGTCGTTGATCTCGTGGGCGATGTCGTGGACCGGGGACCCGGAGATGGCCGTCTTGTACTTGCGCGGCAGGTTGGAGAACTCGGGGTTGCCGATCCAGCGACGCTTGATCTCCTGCATCGCGCTCGTCCCGTCGACGATCTCGTCCTTCTCGACCCCGGCCACGGGAGAGGCGATGATCGTGCGCGGGCAGTCGCCGCAGGCCTCCGTCGAGCCCAGGTCGACCGCCTCGAGTCGCCGCCAGATCTCGGGGACGTCCTCGATCCGCACGTTGTGCAGCTGGATGTTCTGCCGGTCGGTGATGTCGGCGCTGCCCTCGGCGAAGTCGTTGCTGATCTCGGCGATGGTGCGCACCTGCTGCGTCGTCAGCTGACCCCCGTCGCTGCGCACGCGCATCATGAACCGGTCGTCGGAGACGTCCTCCTCGCCGGTGTGGGTGCCGTCGAGACCGGGCTTGCGCTGCGTGTACAGCCCCATCCAGCGGAAGCGACCGGTGAGGTCGTCGTGCGAGATCGACGCGAAGCCCTGCCGCGAGTACACGTCGATGATCCGCTGGCGGACGTTGAGGGCGTCGTCCTCCTGCTTGAACGCCTCGTTGTCGTTCAACGGGGTCCGGTCGCCGTCGGCCCAGGCGCCGGTGGCCTTGGTGCGGGTGGGTCGGGTCGTCACAGTCACGCCGCTCAGCCTACGGCGCGACTTATGCATTGCATAACCTGTCGTTATGTCCGTCTCGCCATCCGAGCGTCTCGGCTACCTCAGGCCGTCACCACGTCATAGATGAGGCCACCCACCCCCTCCTCACCGGCACGATGGATGTCTGGATGGCCGCCCCACAACTTCATTGTCTCCCGGGCGCACGCCCCGTAGTCCAGCGATGGTGGCGCCTTTGCCTTCGCGCCAGCCCGATAAGATTTGCACATCTGGACCACGCGCGCCTTGACACAATTAGCCCCTTGACCCAAGAGTGCCAGCCGCTCTGGACTGCCCAACCATGTAGCGCCGTCCTCGATTCTCTCGAAGAGGATTGGCAGCGCCCGCCTTAACAATTCTCCCTTTGTCCACCCGGCATACGTCATCAAAGTATTCTGGATGCACCACCAAGAAGGCATGACTGGATTCCACCCTTCAGTATGGGGCCCAGTCGCGGTCTGTGTACTCAACTCCACCAACGATGCTTGTTCATCGATGGTCGGTGTACGGCCGTCAACTACTAGGCGTTCACCGAGGCTCAGCACCTCCTCCAACATGGTCAGCGCTTGGACGTCCGTCTCGCGCGTACTGGTCTGGGTCACCATGAACGGCCCAATCACCCGGAAGATCATTTCGAAGAGGCCATCCATCCACTGCTCAAGGATCAGCCCGCCACACAGGCCAAGGTCGATCATTACATCGTCGGGCACCAAAGCATCACCAACAATGAGTCGACGAACTGATAATGGATCTGGCGCTATGGCAGCTCGGGGTGCCACCTCCGCCGCCGAACCGAACCTGGTCGGCACGGCGAAGACAGGCACTTCACCCCTTCTCGCGTTCACCATGGAAACAAGTCCACGCTGAGCCCTCATGCTTACGGGATCCAACAGCCATGGATACCGCGTGGCAAGCGCAGCCACCTTGCACGTATCCACAACGCTTCCACCGCCCAGAGCAACGATGCCAAACTGGCCCAACGAGTTGCGAGCCAGTCGATCATGGATTTCTTGGACCCCGGCGACTGTCGCCGCCGCAGACTGCATGAGCACGAGCACGTCGCTGCGCACACCGCCCTCTTCGAGCAACCGACCGATCCGGTACAGATGTCCTGCTGTGCGCACACCCACGTCGGTCACAACAATCACGTGGTCGAAATCCGCGAGGCGGCCCACATTATCGAGCGTTGAGTCTGCCATCAGCGCCGAGGTGACATTACATGCATTATCAGCATCCCAACGCCCACCACGACAAGGACCCAACCCAGTACCTGTCCGCCCGAGACAATTCTATCCACGCCAAGAATTGTGATAAGTAGGCAGCACAGGGCGAAAACATAGAATCGGATCATCGATGCAAATGACTGGTCCTGTTGAGCGCTTTCTGGAGTCTTCACGTCGGGTACACGCACGTTGAGCAAACTGCGTGTGCAGACGCGCAGCATGCATCAACAGCAGCGGGACACGAAGCCATCGCACAGAGGATGCAGGTGAACCAGCCGCTGCACGACAGGCACCCGATGCAACTGACTGTTCCTGCCACACACTGCCACGTCGCTGCCCAGTCGCACTCCTCCGTCATGTGCTTCTCACCACAGGTATTGCCCGGGCCGCACGACAGATTGCACCCTCCACATGGGTCGCTCGCCATATTCAGGAGATCAGCGTCCTGCGGGACAGGCACTGGGACATCTCCGTTGACGCTCACGGCCACATTTTCGAACGACGACAGGTCGCCCGACTCTAGTAGGTCCACGTGCATATGCTGCGCACGGGATACGAATCCATCGACCGGCTCGGTACGACGAGTGTGCGTAAGAAAGATCCGCTGTTCGTGCTGGTAGCACAACACCGTCCGCTCAATTACGCCGTTCGACAACCTGTGCTCAACTCCCGACACTTCGATTGCCCCGGTGCCCGTCGACACACTGCCAGTTCCGTCTCCCGCTTGCTGCAATAGATCCTTGGAAACGCTGGACAATTCGGAGGACTTAGCCTGTGACCCCAGTAGGGCGTGGGCACCGACTACATTCCTCATATCAGTTGAGGCGAAGGCTCGTTCAACCTCGTCAATCAAATCGCGACCTTCGAGATACACCCCAGCCGACTTCGTAGTTGTTGTTGACGTGGGCTTGGCTGACGGCTTTGCCACTGCGTTGCTTGTTCGTGCCAACAACCCGATCCCCACGGCTGCTCCAAGACTACCGCGGATAAGTGCCCGCCGCTGAATGAGGGCCTTCCATGGAGAACCACTGAGAGCGTCGCCACCGAGAGCCGCAAGGATCCGCCAAGTGGTTCGCGTGTCAAGATGGCGCGAAAGCACGGGCGCAATCTGCCACCCCGTCCACGCTTGAATATCTCCTCCCTTCTCCACAACCAGCGTGGGCGCCCAAGGTGGATTCTTGCCCAAGGCTCGCTGTCGCCACTCCTGCATTGCGTGCGACCGCAAGGACATCACTTGGACGCGTTCGCCTGACCCCTCGGTGATCCTTCGTGCTATTCGGGAGCACTCCCCACACGACGCGTCGAAGCCCAGAAAAAGATTCGTCGTAGTGCCCATTTGGCTTTTCCCCTTGGCTCGGTTCAAGCGTGCCTGTACCACCATCACACGAGGCTGGAGGTCGCGCAACCGGAGAAGGTCTTACGCCAAGGCGATGAGTTCTCGATAGTCGGCGTTCCAGAAGTCCTCGATCCCGTCGGGCAGCAGCAGGATCCGCTCCGGCTGCAGGGCGTCGACCGCGCCCTCGTCGTGGGTGACGAGAACGACGGCGCCGGAGAACGTCGACAACGCCCCGAGGATCTCCTCGCGGCTGGCCGGGTCGAGGTTGTTCGTCGGCTCGTCGAGGAGCAGGACGTTGGCGCTGGAGACGACGAGCAGTGCCAGGGACAGCCGGGTCTTCTCCCCGCCGGAGAGCACGCCGGCGGGCTTGTCCACGTCGTCGCCGGAGAAGAGGAAGGACCCCAGCACCTTGCGCACCTCGGTCTCGCCGAGATCCGGCGCCGCGGACTTCATGTTGGCCAGCACGCTGCGGTCGACGTCGAGGTTCTCGTGCTCCTGGGCGTAGTAGCCGAGCTTGAGCCCGTGCCCCGGCTCGACCTGGCCGGTGTCCGGTGCGTCGACGCCGGCGAGCATGCGCAGCAGGGTGGTCTTCCCGGCACCGTTGAGGCCGAGGACGACGACCTTGCTCCCCCGGTCGATCGCCAGGTCGACGTCGGTGAAGATCTCCAGGCTTCCGTAGGAGCGCGACAGCCCCGAGGCACGAAGGGGGGTCCGCCCGCACGGTGCGGGGTCGGGGAAGCGCAACCGGGCCACCCGGTCGCTGGCCCGCTCCCCCTCGACGCCGGCGAGCATCTTCTCCGCCCGCTTGATCATCTGCTGGGCGGCGGTGGCCTTCGTCGCCTTCGCCCGCATCTTGTCGGCCTGCTCGAGCAGCGCGCCGGCCTTCTTCTGCGCGTTCTGCAGCTCGCGCTTGCGGCGGCGCTCGTCGGTCTCGCGCTGCTGGAGGTAGTTCTTCCAGCCCATGTTGTAGATGTCGAGCTCGCACCGGTTGGCGTCGAGGTGGAAGACGCGGTTGACGACGACCTCGAGCAGCTCGACGTCGTGGCTGATGATGATCAGCCCGCCCTTGTAGTTCTTCAGGTGCTCCCGCAGCCAGGCGATGGAGTCGGCGTCGAGGTGGTTCGTCGGCTCGTCGAGAAGCAGGGTCTCGTTGCCGGAGAAGAGGATCCGGGCCAGCTCCACGCGCCGCCGCTGACCGCCGGAGAGGGTCTCGAGCGTCTGGTCGAGACGGTCCTCGTCGATGCCCAGGGCCGAGGCCATGCTCGCCGCCTCCGACTCGGCCGCGTAGCCGCCGACGGCCTCGAACTCCTCCTGCAGTCGCGCGAAGCGGGCCATCGCCCGCTCCAGGGTCTCCGGGTCGGCGCTCGCCATCCGCTGCTCCGCGGTCCGCCGCTCGGTGACGATGCGGTCGAGACCTCGGGCCGAGAGGATGCGTTCGCGTGCGGTCACGCTCAGGTCACCTGTCCGCGGGTCCTGCGGCAGGTAGCCGATGCCCCCACCGGAGGTGACCTCGCCCGTTGCCGCCTGCCCCTGACCGGCGAGCACCTTCGTCAGGGTCGTCTTGCCGGCGCCGTTGCGCCCGACGAGGCCGACCCGGTCACCCGGCGCGACCCGGAAGGTCGCGCCCTCGAGAAGGATCCGGGAGCCAGCGCGCAGCTCGATCCCGGTTGCTGTGATCACGGGGTTGTTCTCCTGCAGGGTCGAAGGGGGTCGGCGGTCAGTGTAGGTCGCGGTCCGTCGGGTCACCGCATTCGCTCGACGACGCGGGCCGGGGCTCCCGGCATCCCGCGTGCTCAGTCGTCGAGCGTGAAGCGCACTGCCCGGGACCGTCTCGCGGCATCCTCGAGGACGGACAGCCGTGGATCGGGCAGGTTCCACAGCGTTCGTCGCTCGAGGTCACCCAAGTGGGCCAGTCGCGGGTCGGTCAGCACCTGCTCGGCCAACGTCCGGTCGCCGCCCAGGACGAGGGCGTCCACTCGCCCGGGAGGCAGGTGCTTGCACGCGAGCTCGGCCACCGCGGAGACGACCGAGTCGGCCTGGTTGCCGCGTCGGCGGCTGTACCGCTGCTGGCTCCACCCACCGGCCTTGGTCCGCGACTGGACGTACCGGGTGCCGCACGTGTGGGAGGTGAGCTCGCCCCCTTCGTCCACACCGACGGCGTGGCCGCCGCGACGCACGAGCACCAGACCGATGTGCTCGTGCTCGAACGTCTCCCCCACGGCACGGGCACCGTCACCGCCGACGAGCAGCACACGGCCCGGCTCGACGGAGCGGGTGACGCCGTCGTGCCGGGCCGCGAAGCCATCGACCCACCGGTCGAGGCGATGCGCATCGACCTCGATGAGGCGGGTCATCGGGCGTGGATGATCAGATGTTGAAGCCGAGGGCGCGCAGTTGCTCGCGCCCGTCGTCGGTGATCTTGTCCGGGCCCCACGGCGGCATCCAGATCCAGTTGATCCGCATGCCGGCAACCAGGTCGGTCAGCACGGAGTCGACCTGGTCCTCGATGACGTCCTGCAAGGGGCAGGCGGCAGACGTGAGGGTCATGTCGATGACCGCATGGTTCTGCGGGTCGACGGTGATGCCGTAGACGAGGCCGAGATCGACGACGTTGATGCCGAGCTCGGGGTCGACGACGTCGCGCAGCGCCTCTTCGACGTCTGCGACGTTGGTGGGGGTCGGTGCCTGGGCGGTCATGCGGTCTCTCCTTCGGTTTCTTTCGCGATATCGACGCCGGCCTGGACGAGGGCGTCGGTGAGAGCCATCCAACTCAGCAGCGCGCACTTCACGCGCGCCGGGTACTGGGCGACGCCGGCCAGGGCGACACCGTCCCCGATGATCTCCTCGTCGCCGCTCTCCTGGCCGCGGCTGGTGAGCATCTGGCGCATGGCGGCGTGGATCTCCATGGCGTCCGCGATCGACTCACCGGTCAGCTCGTCGGCCAGGATCGAGGTGCTCGCCATCGAGATCGAGCAGCCCATCGCCTCGTAGGAGATGTCGGTGATCGTCGCGTCCGGTCCGGTGCCGTCGAGGTGCACCCGCAGGGTGACCTCGTCGCCGCAGGTCGGGTTGACGTGGCTGACCTCGGCCAGGTGCCCCTCACGCAGGCCGTGCCCGACCTGACGCTTCGAGTGGTCGAGAATCAGCTCCTGGTAGAGATTCATCAGGCAGCCCCCCGATCCACACCGAAGATGCCGGGAACGGTGTCCAGTGCCTCCACGAGGCGATCGATCTCGGCCGGGGTGTTGTAGACGGCCATCGAGGCGCGCGTGGTGGCCGCGATCTTGTAGGCGCGGTGCAGCGGCCAGGCGCAGTGGTGACCGACGCGCACGGCGACACCGTGGTCGTCGAGTACCTGACCGACGTCGTGCGCGTGCACGCCGTCGACGACGAAGCTGACCGCCGCACCCCGGTGGACAGTGTCCGCCGGGCCGACGAGGCGCACCCAGTCCCGGGCCGCAACCGCATCCAGCAGCCGGGCGGTGAGCGCCTGCTCGTGCGCGGCGATGCGCTCGACGCCGATCTCGCGCATCCAGCGCACGGCGGCACCCAGGCCGATGGCCTGGCTGGTCATCGGCACGCCTGCCTCGAAGCGGGTCGGAGGGGCCATGTACGTGCTGCCCTCCATCCGCACGATCTCGATCATCGAGCCGCCGGTGAGGAAGGCCGGCATCCGGTCGAGCAGGTCGTAACGACCCCACAGGATCCCGATACCGCTGGGGCCGTACATCTTGTGGCCGGAGAAGGCCATCAGGTCCACACCGAGCTCGGAGACGTCCACCGGCAGGTGGGGTACCGACTGGCAGGCATCGAGGACGGTGATCGCTCCGACCGACGTCGCCGCGGCGACGAAGCGCGGGACGTCACTGATGGCGCCGAGCACGTTCGAGGCGTGGGTGAAGGCCATGACCTTGGTGCGCTCGGTGACCATGCCCTCCAGCTGGTCCATGTCGAGTCGGCCGTCCTCGGTGACTCCGATCCACCGCAGGGTCGCGCCGGTGCGTCGGCACAACTCCTGCCACGGCACGAGGTTGGCGTGGTGCTCTGCCTCGGTGATGAGGATCTCGTCCCCCTCACCGACGCGCAGGGGTGATCCCGCCTCCGCGTTGGAGAAGGCGTAGGCCGCCAGGTTCAGCGCCTCGGTGGCGTTCTTGGTGAAGACGACCTCGCGCTCGGCCGCGCCGATGAAGGCGGCGATGTCCGCACGCGCCTGCTCGTAGGCCTCGGTGGCCTCCTCGGAGAGCGCGTGCGCGCCGCGATGCGGAGCGGAGTTGGCCGTGACGAGGAACTCCCGCTCCGCGTCGAGCACCGCAAGCGGCTTGTGCGAGGTCGCCCCCGAGTCGAGGTAGACCAGCGGCTTGCCCCCGCGCACGCTGCGCCCGAGGATCGGGAACTGGTCGCGCAGTGCGGCCAGCTCCGTGTCCGGGATCAGCTGCTCGGTCATCATCACGCCCCGGTGATCGCGGCGGGCTCCCCCGTCGGCACGAAGCGGTCGTAGCCCTCGGCCTCGAGCTGGTCGGCCAGCTCCGCACCACCCTGCTCGGCAATGCGTCCGTCGACGAAGACGTGCACGTGGTCCGGCTTGATGTAGCGCAGGATCCGCGTGTAGTGCGTGATGAGCAGGACACCGGAGTCGGTCTTGTCCTGCACGCGGTTGACGCCCTCGGCGACGACGCGCAGGGCGTCGACGTCCAGACCGGAGTCCGTCTCGTCGAGGACGGCGAACTTCGGCTTGAGCAGCTCCATCTGCAGGATCTCGTGGCGCTTCTTCTCACCACCGGAGAAGCCCTCGTTGACGTTGCGGTCGGCGAAGGTCGGGTCCATGCGCAGCTCGCTCATGGTCGTGCGCACGTCCTTGACCCAGTGGCGCAGCTTCGGGGCCTCCCCGTCGATGGCGGTCCTGGCGGTCCGCAGGAAGTTGCTCACCGTGACACCGGGAACCTCGACCGGGTACTGCATCGCGAGGAAGAGCCCTGCGCGGGCGCGCTCGTCGACGCTCATCGACAACACGTCCTCGCCGTCGAGGGTGATCGACCCGGAGGTGACCGTGTACTTGGGGTGACCCGCGATGGAGTAGGCGAGGGTCGACTTGCCGGAGCCGTTCGGCCCCATGATCGCGTGCGTCTCGCCGGACTTCAGGGTCAGCGTGACACCCTTGAGGATCTCCTTGGAGCCCTCCTCGGTGTCGACGCTGACGTGCAGGTCGGTGATCTCGAGCGTTGCCATGTCTGTTCGTCCTTCGTATGTGGAGATGATTGGGGTGGGCCGGCGACCGTCAGACCGTGCGAGGCGCCTCGTCGGACAGTGCGACGAACACCTCGCCATCGATGACTCGCGTGGCGTGCACGACCACGGGGACCGTGGCCGGGAGACTGGTCGGTTTGCCGGACACGAGGTTGAAGCGCGAACCGTGCAGCCAGCACTCGATCTCGCACCCCTCGACCTCGCCCTCGGACAGCGACACACGACCGTGCGTGCACTCGTCGTCGATGCAGTGCACGCTGCCGTCCTCGGCGTGGATGATCGAGACGACCCGTCCCTGGATCTCCGCCTTGGCAGCGCCCACGTCCGGCAACTCGTCGAGCCGGCAGACGCGGATGAAGTCGGCCTCGGTCGCGGTGCTCATGCCGTGGCCCCCGAGCTCGCCTCGAGCTCCTCGTCGATGGCGGCCATGACCTTCTCGCTGATCTCGTCGTCACCGATGCGCTGGACGATGCTGTTGAAGAACCCGCGCACGACCAGACGGCGGGCCAGCTCCTGCGGGACACCACGGGACTGCAGGTAGAACAACTGCTGGTCGTCGAAACGTCCGGTCGTCGAGGCGTGACCGGCGCCGACGATCTCTCCGGTCTCGATCTCGAGGTTGGGCACCGAGTCCGCCCGCGCCCCGTCGGTGAGGATGAGGTTGCGGTTGAGCTCGTAGGTGTCGGTCCCCTCCGCGGCAGCCCGGATGAGGACGTCGCCCACCCAGACGGTCTGCGCCGTCTCGCCCTGCAGCGCGCCCTTGTACTCGACGTTGCTGCGGCAGTGCGGCGCCTCGTGGTCGACGAAGAGACGGTGCTCCAGGTGCTGGCCGGCGTCGGCGAAGTACACGCCCAGGCCCTCGAAGGACCCACCGGGACCGGTGTAGGTCGCGTTGGTGTTCAGCCGCACGATGCCGCCACCGATGGAGATGGCGATGTGCCGCGCCGACGCGTCCCGGCCGACGACGACGTCGTGCTGGGCGAGGTGGTGGGTGTCGTCCTGCCAGTCCTGCACCGTGACGAGCGTGACCTTCGAGGAGTCCCCGGCAATCACGGTGACCAGCTCGTTGTAGTCGCTCGACCCGGTGTGGTTGAGCACGATCGTCGCCGAGGAGAACGCGCCGACGCGCACGACGAGGTGGCCGTTCACGGTCTGTCGCTCGGTTCCCTCCAGCGAGATGCGCACCGGCTCGGTGAGCTCGCTCTCCTTCGGCACGTCGACGAGGGAGATGCCCTCACCGTGGGTCGCCGCCAGCGCCGCCGGCCGGTCGATCGGCTTGGGCAGCGAGTCACGGCCCAGCTCCTCCACGGATGTCGTCGTGAGGGTGACGCCCTCCGGCAGGTGCGTGGTCCACTCGAGGGACGCGCCGCTCGCCTCGTCCGCGAGGAGGTTCGTCAGGCGACTGATCGGGGTGAACCGCCAGTCCTCCTCGCGACCCTCGGGCATCGGGAAGTCGGCAACCTCCCACGAGCGGATCCGTTCGCCACGGGAGGCGTCCGGAACCATGGTCTCGCCGGAGTGGGTGTGAGCCTGTCGGCTCGGTGTGTCAGCCAGCAGGCTCATCAGCCAACGGCTCCTTCCATCTGGAGTTCAATGAGGCGGTTCAGCTCGAGGGCGTACTCCATCGGGAGCTCCTTGGCGATCGGCTCGACGAAGCCGCGCACGATCATCGCCATCGCCTCCTCCTCGCTCATCCCGCGGGACATGAGGTAGAAGAGCTGGTCGGCGGAGACCTTCGACACGGTCGCCTCGTGGCCCATCTGCACGTCGTCCTCGCGGACGTCGACGTAGGGGTAGGTGTCCGATCGGCTGATCGTGTCGACGAGCAACGCGTCGCAGACGACGTTCGACTTGGAGTTCGTCGCCCCCTCGAGCACCTGCACC
The DNA window shown above is from Janibacter sp. A1S7 and carries:
- a CDS encoding nitrite/sulfite reductase — encoded protein: MHKSRRRLSGVTVTTRPTRTKATGAWADGDRTPLNDNEAFKQEDDALNVRQRIIDVYSRQGFASISHDDLTGRFRWMGLYTQRKPGLDGTHTGEEDVSDDRFMMRVRSDGGQLTTQQVRTIAEISNDFAEGSADITDRQNIQLHNVRIEDVPEIWRRLEAVDLGSTEACGDCPRTIIASPVAGVEKDEIVDGTSAMQEIKRRWIGNPEFSNLPRKYKTAISGSPVHDIAHEINDVSFVGVHHPEHGPGFDVWVGGGLSVQPIFAQRLGVWVPVQEVPAVWEGVTSIFRDHGYRRLRNRARMKFLVKDWGAQKFREVLENDYLGRRLLDGPAATVAPGTRRDHVGIHEQHDGRVWVGAAPIAGRMSGDRLVRLVELAEGVGSRRIRFTPHQKVLILDVPPQEADRLAQDLREIDLVVHPSEWRRNVLACTGLEYCKLALTDTKERARWTVEELEKRLPHIDIPFSIHINGCPNACARSQVGDVGLKGMLEKKEDGSHQEVFQVLLGGSLAEDTALARKARSLKVAAEDLPDYIERLARTYLDQREDGESFHGWARRADEDDLR
- a CDS encoding iron-containing alcohol dehydrogenase, whose product is MADSTLDNVGRLADFDHVIVVTDVGVRTAGHLYRIGRLLEEGGVRSDVLVLMQSAAATVAGVQEIHDRLARNSLGQFGIVALGGGSVVDTCKVAALATRYPWLLDPVSMRAQRGLVSMVNARRGEVPVFAVPTRFGSAAEVAPRAAIAPDPLSVRRLIVGDALVPDDVMIDLGLCGGLILEQWMDGLFEMIFRVIGPFMVTQTSTRETDVQALTMLEEVLSLGERLVVDGRTPTIDEQASLVELSTQTATGPHTEGWNPVMPSWWCIQNTLMTYAGWTKGELLRRALPILFERIEDGATWLGSPERLALLGQGANCVKARVVQMCKSYRAGAKAKAPPSLDYGACARETMKLWGGHPDIHRAGEEGVGGLIYDVVTA
- a CDS encoding ABC-F family ATP-binding cassette domain-containing protein, with amino-acid sequence MITATGIELRAGSRILLEGATFRVAPGDRVGLVGRNGAGKTTLTKVLAGQGQAATGEVTSGGGIGYLPQDPRTGDLSVTARERILSARGLDRIVTERRTAEQRMASADPETLERAMARFARLQEEFEAVGGYAAESEAASMASALGIDEDRLDQTLETLSGGQRRRVELARILFSGNETLLLDEPTNHLDADSIAWLREHLKNYKGGLIIISHDVELLEVVVNRVFHLDANRCELDIYNMGWKNYLQQRETDERRRKRELQNAQKKAGALLEQADKMRAKATKATAAQQMIKRAEKMLAGVEGERASDRVARLRFPDPAPCGRTPLRASGLSRSYGSLEIFTDVDLAIDRGSKVVVLGLNGAGKTTLLRMLAGVDAPDTGQVEPGHGLKLGYYAQEHENLDVDRSVLANMKSAAPDLGETEVRKVLGSFLFSGDDVDKPAGVLSGGEKTRLSLALLVVSSANVLLLDEPTNNLDPASREEILGALSTFSGAVVLVTHDEGAVDALQPERILLLPDGIEDFWNADYRELIALA
- a CDS encoding acVLRF1 family peptidyl-tRNA hydrolase is translated as MTRLIEVDAHRLDRWVDGFAARHDGVTRSVEPGRVLLVGGDGARAVGETFEHEHIGLVLVRRGGHAVGVDEGGELTSHTCGTRYVQSRTKAGGWSQQRYSRRRGNQADSVVSAVAELACKHLPPGRVDALVLGGDRTLAEQVLTDPRLAHLGDLERRTLWNLPDPRLSVLEDAARRSRAVRFTLDD
- a CDS encoding metal-sulfur cluster assembly factor, whose amino-acid sequence is MTAQAPTPTNVADVEEALRDVVDPELGINVVDLGLVYGITVDPQNHAVIDMTLTSAACPLQDVIEDQVDSVLTDLVAGMRINWIWMPPWGPDKITDDGREQLRALGFNI
- the sufU gene encoding Fe-S cluster assembly sulfur transfer protein SufU is translated as MNLYQELILDHSKRQVGHGLREGHLAEVSHVNPTCGDEVTLRVHLDGTGPDATITDISYEAMGCSISMASTSILADELTGESIADAMEIHAAMRQMLTSRGQESGDEEIIGDGVALAGVAQYPARVKCALLSWMALTDALVQAGVDIAKETEGETA
- a CDS encoding SufS family cysteine desulfurase: MTEQLIPDTELAALRDQFPILGRSVRGGKPLVYLDSGATSHKPLAVLDAEREFLVTANSAPHRGAHALSEEATEAYEQARADIAAFIGAAEREVVFTKNATEALNLAAYAFSNAEAGSPLRVGEGDEILITEAEHHANLVPWQELCRRTGATLRWIGVTEDGRLDMDQLEGMVTERTKVMAFTHASNVLGAISDVPRFVAAATSVGAITVLDACQSVPHLPVDVSELGVDLMAFSGHKMYGPSGIGILWGRYDLLDRMPAFLTGGSMIEIVRMEGSTYMAPPTRFEAGVPMTSQAIGLGAAVRWMREIGVERIAAHEQALTARLLDAVAARDWVRLVGPADTVHRGAAVSFVVDGVHAHDVGQVLDDHGVAVRVGHHCAWPLHRAYKIAATTRASMAVYNTPAEIDRLVEALDTVPGIFGVDRGAA
- the sufC gene encoding Fe-S cluster assembly ATPase SufC, with protein sequence MATLEITDLHVSVDTEEGSKEILKGVTLTLKSGETHAIMGPNGSGKSTLAYSIAGHPKYTVTSGSITLDGEDVLSMSVDERARAGLFLAMQYPVEVPGVTVSNFLRTARTAIDGEAPKLRHWVKDVRTTMSELRMDPTFADRNVNEGFSGGEKKRHEILQMELLKPKFAVLDETDSGLDVDALRVVAEGVNRVQDKTDSGVLLITHYTRILRYIKPDHVHVFVDGRIAEQGGAELADQLEAEGYDRFVPTGEPAAITGA
- a CDS encoding non-heme iron oxygenase ferredoxin subunit, which gives rise to MSTATEADFIRVCRLDELPDVGAAKAEIQGRVVSIIHAEDGSVHCIDDECTHGRVSLSEGEVEGCEIECWLHGSRFNLVSGKPTSLPATVPVVVHATRVIDGEVFVALSDEAPRTV
- the sufD gene encoding Fe-S cluster assembly protein SufD, with protein sequence MSLLADTPSRQAHTHSGETMVPDASRGERIRSWEVADFPMPEGREEDWRFTPISRLTNLLADEASGASLEWTTHLPEGVTLTTTSVEELGRDSLPKPIDRPAALAATHGEGISLVDVPKESELTEPVRISLEGTERQTVNGHLVVRVGAFSSATIVLNHTGSSDYNELVTVIAGDSSKVTLVTVQDWQDDTHHLAQHDVVVGRDASARHIAISIGGGIVRLNTNATYTGPGGSFEGLGVYFADAGQHLEHRLFVDHEAPHCRSNVEYKGALQGETAQTVWVGDVLIRAAAEGTDTYELNRNLILTDGARADSVPNLEIETGEIVGAGHASTTGRFDDQQLFYLQSRGVPQELARRLVVRGFFNSIVQRIGDDEISEKVMAAIDEELEASSGATA